From the genome of Deinococcus sp. JMULE3, one region includes:
- the sufD gene encoding Fe-S cluster assembly protein SufD, producing the protein MTKFNDQLAQVQGPEWLTAKRRESLELFTTLEVPQESVEAWKYTRVDVDFDALRPHGKRDVVSDVSALPASVQERLSGTDVGAFLVLDGPDVVYRTELPAELTAKGVIFTDLKSAVEQHADKVQQYLYSVVPAEVPDDTTIAAPGTTPSKSPDPSEGKFSALAAALWTNGAFVYVPRGVEVELPLGSFRVMSEAGTYTATRTLVVAEENAQVTFIDEQDSEALPGTYAIGAVELVVKDGARVRYVSIQNWGEGVTHIQRQRGDVGRDATLNSLVVTMGGTLSRTEMQSYLRGQGADSEMLALYFANADQHFDHYTLQHHAAANAHSDLLYKGVNNDQAVGVFSGMIKVDLGAQKTDAYQKHRTLMLSSEARNYSVPQLEINANDVRCSHGSTTSPVDQEALFFLRSRGISKETAEKMLVTAFLEDVLGRVPLSSVVKYIEGIIAKKVGAA; encoded by the coding sequence ATGACCAAATTCAATGATCAACTGGCGCAGGTGCAGGGGCCCGAGTGGCTGACCGCGAAGCGCAGGGAAAGCCTGGAGCTGTTCACGACGCTGGAGGTGCCGCAGGAGTCGGTGGAGGCGTGGAAGTATACGCGCGTGGACGTGGATTTCGACGCACTGCGTCCGCACGGCAAGCGTGACGTGGTGTCGGACGTGTCGGCGCTGCCCGCGAGCGTGCAGGAGCGCCTGAGCGGCACGGACGTGGGCGCGTTCCTCGTGCTGGACGGCCCGGACGTGGTGTACCGCACGGAACTCCCGGCGGAACTGACGGCGAAGGGCGTGATCTTCACCGACCTGAAGTCGGCGGTGGAGCAGCATGCGGACAAAGTGCAGCAGTACCTGTACTCCGTGGTGCCGGCGGAGGTGCCGGACGACACGACGATCGCCGCGCCGGGCACGACGCCCAGCAAGAGCCCTGACCCCAGTGAGGGTAAGTTCTCGGCGCTGGCGGCGGCCCTGTGGACGAACGGTGCGTTCGTGTACGTGCCGCGCGGCGTGGAGGTCGAGCTGCCCCTGGGGAGCTTCCGCGTGATGAGCGAGGCCGGGACGTACACCGCGACCCGCACGCTGGTCGTCGCCGAGGAGAACGCGCAGGTCACGTTCATCGACGAGCAGGACAGCGAGGCGCTGCCCGGCACGTACGCGATCGGCGCGGTGGAACTCGTGGTGAAGGATGGCGCGCGCGTCCGGTACGTCAGCATCCAGAACTGGGGCGAGGGCGTCACGCACATCCAACGTCAGCGCGGGGACGTGGGCCGCGACGCGACCCTGAACTCGCTGGTCGTCACGATGGGGGGCACCCTGAGCCGCACCGAGATGCAGTCGTACCTGCGCGGGCAGGGCGCGGACAGCGAGATGCTGGCCCTGTACTTCGCGAACGCCGACCAGCACTTCGACCACTACACCCTGCAGCACCACGCGGCCGCGAACGCGCACAGCGACCTGCTGTACAAGGGCGTGAACAACGACCAGGCCGTCGGGGTGTTCAGCGGCATGATCAAGGTGGACCTGGGCGCGCAGAAGACCGACGCGTACCAGAAGCACCGCACCCTGATGCTGTCCAGCGAGGCCCGCAACTACAGCGTCCCGCAGCTGGAAATCAACGCGAACGACGTCCGCTGCAGCCACGGCAGCACCACCAGCCCCGTCGATCAGGAGGCGCTGTTCTTCCTGCGCTCGCGCGGCATCAGCAAGGAAACCGCCGAGAAGATGCTCGTGACCGCGTTCCTGGAGGACGTGCTGGGCCGCGTGCCCCTCTCAAGCGTCGTGAAGTACATCGAGGGCATCATCGCCAAGAAGGTCGGCGCGGCCTAA
- the sufB gene encoding Fe-S cluster assembly protein SufB, producing MTINPEVNEINATYEYGWSNPERYAIKAPKGLSRDVVEMISKAKDEPQWMLDFRLKALDIFLSKPMPEWGADLSGLNLDEIYYYIKPEGFNARNWDDVPADVKETFERLGIPEAERAALAGVGAQYESEMVYHNLKEEWEKLGVVFLSIEDGLKEYPELFREHFATIVPPEDNKFAAVNSAVWSGGSFVYVPKGVKVDIPLQTYFRINAESSGQFERTLIIIDEGAQAHYIEGCTAPAYSSDSFHSGVIEIVVKEGARFRYSTIQNWSHNVYNLVTQRAAVYGNGVMEWVDGNLGSKVTMKYPACYLLEEGARGEVLSIAMAGRGQHQDAGAKIVHFAPHTSGTIVSKSISKDSGRSSYRGLVKIYEGAKGSKTNVECDALLLDEEARTDTYPYIEIEEKDASVGHEATVSKINDDQILYLQSRGLSEDEAAGLIVRGFIEPIAKELPLEYAVELNRLIELEMEGSVG from the coding sequence ATGACCATCAATCCTGAAGTGAACGAGATCAATGCCACGTACGAGTACGGGTGGAGCAACCCGGAACGCTACGCGATCAAGGCCCCCAAGGGCCTGAGCCGCGACGTCGTGGAAATGATCAGCAAGGCCAAGGACGAACCCCAGTGGATGCTGGACTTCCGCCTGAAGGCCCTGGACATCTTCCTGAGCAAGCCCATGCCCGAGTGGGGCGCGGACCTGTCGGGTCTGAACCTCGACGAGATCTACTACTACATCAAGCCCGAGGGCTTCAACGCGCGCAACTGGGACGACGTGCCAGCCGACGTGAAGGAGACCTTCGAGCGTCTGGGCATCCCCGAGGCGGAACGTGCCGCGCTGGCCGGTGTGGGCGCGCAGTACGAAAGTGAAATGGTGTACCACAACCTCAAAGAGGAGTGGGAGAAGCTCGGCGTGGTGTTCCTGAGCATCGAGGACGGCCTGAAGGAGTACCCGGAGCTGTTCCGCGAGCACTTCGCGACGATCGTGCCGCCCGAGGACAACAAGTTCGCGGCCGTGAACAGCGCCGTGTGGAGCGGCGGGAGCTTCGTGTACGTGCCCAAGGGCGTGAAGGTGGACATTCCCCTGCAGACGTACTTCCGCATCAACGCGGAGAGCAGCGGGCAGTTCGAGCGCACCCTGATCATCATCGACGAGGGCGCGCAGGCGCACTACATCGAGGGCTGCACCGCCCCCGCGTACAGCAGTGACTCCTTCCACAGCGGCGTGATCGAGATCGTCGTGAAGGAAGGCGCGCGCTTCCGCTACAGCACCATCCAGAACTGGAGCCACAACGTCTACAACCTCGTGACGCAGCGCGCCGCCGTGTACGGCAACGGCGTCATGGAATGGGTGGACGGGAACCTGGGCAGCAAGGTCACCATGAAGTACCCCGCCTGCTACCTCCTCGAAGAAGGCGCGCGCGGCGAAGTCCTGAGCATCGCCATGGCCGGTCGCGGCCAGCACCAGGACGCCGGAGCGAAGATCGTGCACTTCGCGCCCCACACCAGCGGCACCATCGTCAGTAAGAGCATCAGCAAGGACTCGGGGCGCAGCTCCTACCGCGGCCTCGTCAAGATCTACGAAGGCGCCAAGGGCAGCAAGACCAACGTCGAATGCGACGCCCTCCTGCTGGACGAGGAAGCCCGCACCGACACCTACCCCTACATCGAGATCGAGGAAAAAGACGCCAGCGTCGGCCACGAAGCGACCGTCTCCAAGATCAACGACGACCAGATCCTGTACCTCCAGAGCCGCGGCCTCAGTGAAGACGAGGCGGCCGGGCTGATCGTGCGCGGCTTCATCGAACCCATCGCGAAGGAACTCCCGCTGGAGTACGCCGTGGAACTCAACCGCCTGATCGAACTGGAAATGGAAGGCTCGGTCGGCTGA
- a CDS encoding PxKF domain-containing protein, whose product MNVRHSLVNLIALLALAGCSQAPTPGATPAATKSPTLKAQDTVTVTQGTNDVIAAGDFITKVPGQTGQPSVYLVAKTGGGDPNPGCNANGQANKATFTLTSDKPSTIPNPTGTYQTVGCGPSASVVIPYTVAANAVPGTIVELTINAATPQGTNTAATFKVKVIAPAPSDNTPPSITEQISGTPGLGGWYVSPVTVQWNVSDSESAISTTECASTTVSDDGSTTVTCTATSAGGPASKTVTIKKDATAPTVTPDNVTTGVWRNTPLSQEFTASDATSGLLADQPGVLDGKFTLTASADSVVGAPTVVTGSVKDNAGNSTTRSVSALIDTHKPTITAATFDVNGNALTATADGWFRQPVVVKFTCVDPQLNGADQSGVAGACPADVTVNETGSAGETVARTISDVAGNASDPVSLTVKVDTTAPTITATADHSGWFNGNVTVNFTCTENGSGLVGGCPAPVVVSAEGTTPVSASVTDRAGNSATSNVVNVQIDKTAPVASVQATTAPVNGWYRTDVAFAVTGTDAGGSGVASCTTPATLTTDATGYRAQGTCTDHAGNVSEVAQSVPVNRDTVAPTLTVTPDGTPSAFGWYRTDVTFTVAGNDERSGVSSCTQPATLSTEQAGYQAKATCTDNAGNTSAEVSSVAVNLDKTAPTFTRVVTPGPNADGWNNTDVTLDYTCADTLSGLDGACPADSTLTASADVAALTVADQAGNTASLAALSVKIDKVKPTITAVPDRAANSAGWYAAPVTVSFACTDDLSGVKTCTAPSTVGQTDADGQTVTGTASDKAGNTETTSLTVKVDATAPTISAATFDVNGNPISANANGWFKQTVIVKFTCADALSGVSTCPAPVTVGETALGGQTVTGSASDQAGNSASTGLNVKVDLTAPTATITPTPATPNGLNGWYTTQSVTFATSGTDNLTAVTCTPIPAITASTPGTTVQTTCTDLAGNTATASLPVKFDRDAPTLTLPGAITATATGNSQASVPFTVSASDNFTTPQPVTCRVGTTPVTSPAVFPVGTTTVTCAATDNAGNTSTGFFTVSVKYDFSGFFQPVDMNGLNTAKAGSAIPVKFSLGGNQGLNVMAAGYPKVYAISCSTLANLMPDEIETTVTAGGSSLTYDATAGQYVYVWKTSTSWAGTCQRLVVQLVDGTQKEAVFKFR is encoded by the coding sequence ATGAACGTCCGACACTCCCTGGTCAACCTGATCGCCCTACTCGCCCTGGCCGGATGCAGTCAGGCCCCCACACCCGGCGCCACCCCCGCCGCCACCAAGAGCCCGACGCTCAAAGCGCAGGACACCGTCACCGTCACGCAGGGCACGAACGACGTGATCGCCGCTGGAGACTTCATCACCAAAGTGCCCGGTCAGACCGGGCAGCCCAGCGTGTACCTCGTTGCGAAGACTGGAGGCGGCGATCCCAATCCCGGCTGCAATGCCAACGGTCAGGCGAACAAGGCCACCTTCACGTTGACGTCCGACAAGCCATCGACCATTCCGAACCCGACTGGAACGTATCAGACCGTTGGATGCGGCCCTTCGGCATCCGTTGTCATCCCTTACACCGTTGCAGCAAACGCCGTACCAGGCACCATAGTTGAATTAACAATCAATGCTGCCACGCCGCAGGGGACCAACACGGCGGCGACGTTCAAAGTGAAAGTCATCGCGCCTGCGCCGAGTGACAACACGCCACCCAGTATCACTGAACAGATCAGTGGCACGCCTGGCCTCGGCGGATGGTACGTCAGCCCTGTCACGGTGCAGTGGAACGTCAGCGACTCGGAAAGCGCCATCAGCACGACCGAATGCGCCTCGACCACGGTCTCTGACGATGGCAGCACGACCGTCACCTGTACGGCCACGAGCGCAGGCGGGCCCGCCTCCAAAACCGTCACCATCAAAAAGGACGCCACTGCCCCGACCGTCACCCCTGACAACGTGACGACTGGCGTCTGGCGCAACACCCCTCTGTCGCAGGAATTCACGGCCAGTGACGCGACGTCCGGACTGCTCGCGGACCAGCCGGGCGTGCTGGATGGCAAATTCACCCTGACGGCCAGCGCGGATTCCGTGGTGGGTGCGCCGACTGTCGTGACGGGCTCGGTGAAGGACAATGCGGGGAACTCGACGACCCGCAGCGTGAGTGCGCTGATCGACACGCACAAGCCCACGATCACCGCCGCGACGTTCGACGTGAACGGGAATGCCCTCACCGCGACTGCGGATGGGTGGTTCCGGCAGCCGGTGGTGGTGAAGTTCACGTGCGTGGACCCGCAGCTGAACGGTGCGGATCAGTCCGGCGTGGCGGGGGCGTGCCCGGCGGACGTGACGGTGAATGAAACCGGCAGTGCCGGGGAGACAGTCGCGCGGACGATCTCGGACGTGGCGGGAAACGCCAGTGATCCGGTGAGCCTGACCGTGAAGGTGGACACGACCGCGCCGACGATCACGGCAACGGCGGATCACAGCGGTTGGTTCAACGGGAACGTGACCGTGAACTTCACGTGCACGGAGAACGGGTCCGGACTGGTCGGGGGTTGTCCCGCGCCGGTCGTGGTGAGTGCCGAGGGGACGACCCCGGTGAGTGCCAGCGTGACGGACCGGGCGGGCAATTCGGCCACGAGCAACGTGGTGAACGTGCAGATCGACAAGACCGCCCCGGTTGCCAGCGTGCAGGCCACGACGGCACCGGTCAACGGCTGGTACCGCACGGACGTGGCGTTCGCCGTGACCGGCACCGACGCCGGGGGCAGTGGCGTGGCGTCCTGCACGACCCCTGCGACCCTGACGACGGACGCCACCGGGTACCGGGCGCAGGGCACCTGCACGGACCACGCCGGGAACGTCAGTGAGGTCGCGCAGAGCGTGCCCGTGAACCGCGACACGGTCGCGCCGACCCTGACCGTGACCCCGGACGGCACGCCCAGCGCCTTCGGCTGGTACCGCACGGACGTGACCTTCACCGTGGCGGGGAATGACGAGCGCAGCGGCGTGAGCAGCTGCACGCAGCCCGCCACGCTGAGTACCGAGCAGGCCGGGTATCAGGCGAAGGCCACCTGCACGGACAACGCGGGGAACACGAGTGCCGAGGTCAGCAGCGTCGCCGTGAACCTGGACAAGACCGCGCCGACCTTCACGCGAGTCGTGACGCCCGGCCCGAACGCGGACGGCTGGAACAACACGGACGTGACCCTGGACTACACCTGCGCGGACACCCTGTCCGGCCTGGACGGCGCGTGCCCGGCGGATTCGACCCTGACGGCCTCGGCGGACGTCGCGGCGCTGACGGTGGCCGATCAGGCAGGGAACACCGCGTCCCTGGCGGCCCTGAGCGTGAAGATCGACAAGGTCAAACCGACGATCACCGCAGTGCCGGACCGCGCCGCGAACAGCGCCGGGTGGTACGCCGCGCCCGTCACGGTGTCCTTCGCCTGCACGGATGACCTGTCCGGCGTGAAGACCTGCACCGCGCCCAGCACGGTCGGGCAGACCGACGCGGACGGTCAGACCGTCACCGGCACGGCCAGCGACAAGGCCGGGAACACCGAGACGACCAGCCTGACCGTCAAGGTGGACGCTACCGCGCCGACCATCAGCGCCGCCACCTTCGACGTCAACGGGAACCCCATCAGTGCCAACGCGAATGGCTGGTTCAAGCAGACCGTGATCGTGAAGTTCACCTGCGCCGACGCCCTGTCCGGCGTGAGCACCTGCCCCGCCCCCGTCACCGTGGGTGAAACGGCCCTCGGCGGACAGACCGTCACGGGCAGCGCCAGCGATCAGGCCGGGAACAGCGCCAGCACCGGCCTGAACGTGAAAGTCGATCTGACCGCGCCCACCGCGACCATCACGCCCACGCCCGCCACGCCGAACGGTCTGAACGGCTGGTACACCACCCAGAGCGTCACGTTCGCCACGAGCGGCACCGACAACCTGACCGCCGTGACCTGCACGCCCATCCCCGCGATCACCGCCAGCACGCCTGGGACGACCGTGCAGACCACGTGCACCGATCTGGCGGGGAACACGGCGACGGCCAGCCTGCCCGTGAAGTTTGACCGGGACGCCCCCACCCTGACGCTGCCCGGCGCGATCACCGCGACCGCCACCGGCAACAGTCAGGCCAGCGTGCCCTTCACCGTCAGCGCCAGTGACAACTTCACCACCCCGCAACCCGTGACCTGCCGGGTCGGCACGACCCCCGTGACCAGCCCCGCCGTCTTCCCGGTCGGGACGACCACCGTCACCTGCGCTGCCACAGACAACGCGGGCAATACCAGCACGGGCTTCTTCACCGTGTCCGTGAAGTACGACTTCAGCGGGTTCTTCCAGCCGGTGGACATGAACGGCCTGAACACCGCGAAGGCCGGGAGTGCCATTCCCGTGAAGTTCAGCCTGGGCGGCAACCAGGGCCTGAACGTCATGGCAGCCGGGTACCCCAAGGTGTACGCGATCAGCTGCTCCACCCTAGCGAACCTGATGCCCGACGAGATCGAGACGACCGTCACCGCCGGTGGCAGCAGCCTGACGTACGACGCGACCGCCGGGCAGTACGTGTACGTCTGGAAGACCAGCACGAGCTGGGCGGGTACCTGCCAGCGACTGGTCGTGCAACTCGTGGACGGCACCCAGAAGGAAGCGGTCTTCAAGTTCCGCTGA
- the sufC gene encoding Fe-S cluster assembly ATPase SufC — protein MTHQLEIRNLHATVGDQPILKGINLTVPRGELHAIMGPNGNGKSTLAKVIVGDPEYTVTEGEILVDGQNILEMEPDERARLGVFLAFQYPVEIPGVTIANFLRLAMQARKAEGEEVSFVEFYGKLQNALKTLEWDESIVERYLNAGFSGGEKKRNEILQMLMLEPNYIIMDETDSGLDVDALKIVSKGVNSMRGENLGGLIITHYQRLLDYIVPDKVHIILDGKVVQTGGPELAKKMDTEGYDWVKELATA, from the coding sequence ACCAGCTCGAAATCCGTAACCTGCACGCCACCGTCGGCGACCAGCCCATCCTCAAAGGCATCAACCTGACCGTGCCCCGCGGCGAACTGCACGCCATCATGGGCCCCAACGGCAACGGCAAGAGCACCCTGGCCAAGGTCATCGTCGGCGACCCCGAATACACCGTCACCGAAGGCGAAATCCTCGTCGACGGCCAGAACATCCTCGAGATGGAACCCGACGAACGCGCCCGCCTCGGCGTCTTCCTCGCCTTCCAGTACCCCGTCGAGATCCCCGGCGTCACCATCGCCAACTTCCTGCGCCTCGCCATGCAGGCCCGCAAGGCCGAAGGCGAAGAAGTCAGCTTCGTCGAGTTCTACGGCAAACTCCAGAACGCCCTGAAAACCCTGGAATGGGACGAGAGCATCGTCGAACGCTACCTGAACGCCGGCTTCAGTGGCGGCGAGAAGAAACGCAACGAGATCCTCCAGATGCTCATGCTGGAACCCAACTACATCATCATGGACGAAACCGACAGCGGCCTCGACGTCGACGCCCTGAAGATCGTCTCCAAAGGTGTCAACAGCATGCGCGGCGAGAACCTCGGCGGCCTGATCATCACCCACTACCAGCGCCTGCTCGACTACATCGTCCCCGACAAGGTCCACATCATCCTCGACGGCAAGGTCGTCCAGACCGGCGGCCCCGAACTCGCCAAGAAGATGGACACCGAAGGCTACGACTGGGTCAAGGAACTCGCCACCGCCTGA